The Mesorhizobium sp. NBSH29 genome has a segment encoding these proteins:
- a CDS encoding rhomboid family intramembrane serine protease — MFIPLHDANSLKYIKLQYVTLALIAANVVVYLMTSLGSAQFSEAAVIGFSYIPSVAFDIAQLPPQYEFVPESLTYVTYTFLHGDIFHLGGNMLFLWVFGDNVEDALGHVRYFFFYFICGAVGAFLHGIVAMESQMPLIGASGAIAGIVTAYLVLHPRVKIWVLAFGRIPLRIPAYAVLALWILFQISMFALGGDDQISWACHVGGILAGGVLVFLLRRSDVPLLDKAIVTPDAVVVEDNSAVAPGRAGPVPRWGRQ, encoded by the coding sequence ATGTTCATCCCGCTCCATGACGCCAACAGCCTGAAGTACATCAAATTGCAATATGTGACGTTGGCGCTGATCGCAGCTAACGTTGTGGTCTATCTGATGACCTCGCTAGGCAGCGCGCAATTCAGCGAGGCAGCCGTAATCGGCTTCAGTTATATCCCCTCAGTCGCATTCGACATCGCCCAACTGCCTCCGCAATATGAGTTCGTCCCCGAAAGCCTGACCTACGTCACCTACACCTTTCTGCATGGCGACATTTTTCACCTCGGGGGCAACATGCTGTTCCTCTGGGTGTTTGGTGACAATGTCGAAGACGCACTTGGGCATGTTCGATATTTCTTTTTCTATTTCATCTGTGGCGCCGTCGGCGCGTTCTTGCATGGCATCGTGGCTATGGAATCGCAGATGCCGCTAATCGGAGCTTCGGGCGCCATTGCTGGCATCGTGACTGCCTATCTGGTGCTGCATCCGCGGGTAAAAATATGGGTGCTGGCCTTTGGCCGTATTCCGTTGCGCATCCCGGCCTATGCCGTGCTAGCGCTCTGGATTTTGTTCCAGATCTCTATGTTTGCACTGGGCGGAGACGATCAGATTTCCTGGGCGTGTCATGTCGGCGGCATCTTGGCTGGCGGTGTCCTGGTGTTCTTGCTGCGCCGCAGCGACGTGCCTCTTCTGGATAAGGCGATCGTCACGCCAGACGCGGTTGTCGTCGAGGACAACAGCGCCGTAGCGCCGGGCAGGGCCGGGCCAGTGCCTCGCTGGGGACGCCAATAA